In Bacteriovorax stolpii, a single genomic region encodes these proteins:
- a CDS encoding response regulator, which produces MKPPRNHDKLKILIVDDSDFNRKNMVEILTYEGFNVIGQAGSAEEAIQIAHSAKPNLIFIDIVMPEISGLELTKHLQEKSSGERFIIMMSSLNIESIVIESISNGASDFLQKPFERDDLIKAVEKVERLVEKDNR; this is translated from the coding sequence ATGAAACCACCTCGCAATCATGACAAGCTCAAAATCCTTATTGTGGACGACTCCGACTTCAATCGCAAGAATATGGTCGAGATTCTGACCTACGAAGGATTCAACGTTATCGGGCAGGCAGGATCTGCGGAAGAGGCCATCCAGATTGCCCACTCTGCAAAACCTAACCTGATTTTTATCGATATCGTTATGCCAGAGATCTCTGGTCTCGAACTGACAAAACATCTTCAGGAAAAAAGCTCAGGGGAAAGATTCATTATTATGATGTCTTCTCTGAACATTGAAAGCATCGTTATTGAATCGATCTCAAACGGTGCCAGTGATTTCCTGCAAAAGCCATTTGAAAGAGACGACCTGATTAAGGCCGTTGAAAAAGTTGAACGCCTGGTTGAAAAAGATAATAGATAA